The DNA region GGACAGTTCTCGCCACACCCCATCGTGACCAGAACATCCGCGCTCGCCGCGAGCCGCTCATCGAGTTCTTGCGGACGCGCTTTCGCTAGATCCACTCCGAGTTCGTTCATCACCTCGACGACTGCAGGGTGGACGCGCTCCGCCGGCGCTGTCCCGGCGGAGATGCCGCGGCAACAGTGCGGATCGGCGTAGCGGTTGAACAGCGCCGCCGCCATCTGCGAGCGGCCGGCGTTGTGGGTGCATGCGAAGAGGAAGGTGCGAGGGCCTTCGGTAGTAGATGCCTTCGGCTTCTCTTCATGTGGCATGAGTATCTCCTTGGCGATCTCGCTGGCAACCAGCGGCGGCAGCAGCCACCGGAAGACGGCGGTCGCCGCCAGTGCGCCTGCAAATTGCGCCGCGAGGAACGCGGGCACGTCCTGCGGACGGATGCCGGAGAACGTGTTGGTGAGCGCCCGCGCCACCGTGACCGCCGGAT from Acidobacteriota bacterium includes:
- a CDS encoding arsenate reductase ArsC; the protein is MAAALFNRYADPHCCRGISAGTAPAERVHPAVVEVMNELGVDLAKARPQELDERLAASADVLVTMGCGENCPYVPGLKVVDWQLPDPKGQPIDMVRRLREDIGNRVKELLRAECGQEVQRT